Genomic segment of Triticum aestivum cultivar Chinese Spring chromosome 6A, IWGSC CS RefSeq v2.1, whole genome shotgun sequence:
TTCAATGCTAACAGAAATGCAAGTTGCAAGTTCAATGCCAAAACGTCAACAGAACTGCAAGTTGCTAGTTCAACGCCAAAACGTCAACAGAACTGCATGCTAAAACGTCAACAGAACTGCAAGTTGCAAATGATAATGCATAACTTCATACCAGACATGATTTGAATAGCATTAAATGATAATATATATGAAATGAGGATGTGCATGTTACGTTGGTTATCTATTAACATTAGAAGGAACTGTCAGTACTCAGTAGCAGTGTATTACTGGTCTGACGACATGATTGACCAACCTATTAGAAGACACAAATGAAAAGAACTGGCAGTACTACGGTATATTACTCCTAGAGTCATATGGTCCGACCACTATGATTAAACAACCTATTACAAGACACAGATGGGAGAAATGAACACTTAGTGAATCTTCTGAGAAATCAATATCTTTTAAAGatagtactccctccaatccaaaataagtgtcgcagttttgaactggggttagttcaaaactgcgacacttattatggatcggaggtaGTAACAGATAACTCTAATTTACAATAAAAGCACGAAATATTGGGAAAGCCAAGGAGTAAGTGCAAACCTTGTCGTCTTCTGAGAGGCTATTAAGCACAGGAACATTTAGACTCCACGACCATGTGTCTAGGGATCCGTCCATGCATAACAAAAAACCATGTTCTGATTTTGCGATTTTATCCCAGATCATGTCTTCACGCAAAAGGAGCTGCTTCAGGGTTTCTCTAGGGAGTGGCCCACCCTCCACTGAAGGAACAGCAGGTAGACCTGTCTGGTAAACAGTTTTTATCCATTTTTCTGTGAATAGATACCATGAATTATCTGAACTCAAAGCAACATAGTATGATGGGCAAAGAAGTTGTCCCTCGCTATCAAATTCCTGCTTGCCTGGACCAATAGAATCATCTTCCAGCTGCAATAGTTATTTTCATAAGAACACACGAGGAGGACACTAGGACAGAAATCACAAAGACAAAGTGGTAGagaaaaacttcaataattcatatcTTGGGGCATGTCTAACAAAAATGTAGATATACAAACAGCAAAGGATGTAAACTACTGCGGTTCAGAACTTTCATTTTTGCAGTATCCGATAATTAATGCTTGTCATTTGACAAGAACGTGCACAACAAGAGACGTAAACAATCCCAAAGTGAAACCATGAAGCTTTTCCCTCTACAACTCTCATGCAATGAAACTTACTCACTCACCATGCTGGCAATCTTTTGATCATCAAACGAGCTGAGGCTTCCAATAAAAACAGCAGGAATCGTGTGGTGAACTGAATCTTTATCTTTATACTGCAAGCACATGAAAGGGAGGTAACCACTTTCAAACTCTTCTAATTGAGTTTTCCATGCAGCCATTCTCTCTAGTTCCATCCTCTTTTTCAGTTCATTTCGTATCTTCTTCTCTTCCTGAGGAACAAGTGCATAGAACATATAAGGTCTAATAATACATCATAAGCAGTACCTCGGTCAACAAGTTATGAAAAAAAAACTTTAATTATGTAATACCTTCTACTCGAATTCTTGGAAGTGTCCATGAGTTAAAAGAGACTGGGTTTTGAAGTTGATGGATCATTTTAGGTTTTAAATTTTAACATTTATAGGCAAAGCCATATGTCAATATTAGCATGCTAGGTAAATTCAAGTGCCCACATGGTGGGGGTTTTCTAGAGCACGAAGGATGGCTTCACATGTTTGCATTAAGATAGAAAGGGTTTCAGTGTGTCGTTTTGGTTTGttgtaaacaaaacaaaaaatactcCTCAGTTGCCAATGAGATGAATTGCCCGGCAAAAGATCACCAACCTAATCCTAAACTAAGCCCTGAAAGAAATAGAAGTTGATAGACAGACTGAAACAAGAGGACTGCTCAAAACAAAAGGGGGCACATGTATACCTTAaggagaaaattccttatttgacactatcttaaaatctgcttccttatttgacactggaaaagtttttcttccctatttgacacaagttctaaattttattccctatatgacatttccgtccattttgagcctaaatgacacctgaaaagactcttttgcccctcatgtggtatgtgtgtgGGGGGCAATAGCGCACACACGCAGCATCAGTGCGAGGGCAGGAGaacacacgcagcaacacatacacatgcaccaacacacacgcacgcgcacacacacgcaacaacatgcacgcgcacgtgcacacacacacgcaacaacacgcacgcgcacgtgcacacacacacacatgcacacacacgcagcaacacacatgcacgcgcacacacacgcagcaacacacacgcacgcagcacacacacacatacacacacacgcagcagcagCACATACGCAGGCAGCACATAGGCACGCAacagcgcacacacacacacgcacgtgcacacgcagtagcaaacacacactgcagcacacatgcacacacacatgcagcggcagcacacatgtgcgcgtgcacccacacacgcaacagcacacacgcgcgcacacacacataccgCACTAATTTAGGactagtgtcaaatagggaagaaaaacgTTTCCAGTGTCAAACAAGGAACCAGATTTTaagacagtgtcaaataaggaattttctcttaCTTAAGACCGTCTTGATTTTAACGTGTTTCCTAATATGTCGTAAACTGCGAAGGCATATAATTATTTTTGTAAACATGAAATGAAGTAATGATACAAAGAAGAGCTACATGCACTATATCCAATTCTTAAAGAACCATGGTAGTGTGTCAGCCCAAAAAATCGATGGAGATCATGTTTATCTGTCATTAATAGAAAAAAGGCAGCCCGGTGTCATTAATACATTGACACAAATAATTGAGCATTTATAAGTGGAACTGTAAGAATTTCAGATATGTTAGATGGATTTCCATGTTACTGAATTACTATACATAAACCAGATCAAGCAATGAACATTACCTTTAACTTGTTTTGTAGAAGAGAAATCTCAGCATAGTCTTCCTCGGATAATTCCTTCCTGCATTTCCTGTCAATGAATTCATCTGTAATTTCTGAAGAGAGGTGTTGTATTTCTTTCTGAATTCTCTCAAGCTCTTCTTTAGCAGCAACCATTACATTGCTCCCAACATAATTCCCAAAGCTTTGCTCCACTAACTTCCGAGCTTCTTCCAATGTTCTTCCAGAACGTTTAGCCTTAACATCACCTGATTCTTTCTGCTTATGAGTAACTTTCGAACCCTGAACGGCACATTCCAACCCATCAGATAAGGAATACGAGAAAACAAGAAAATATGCAGATACATTACAGCAAGATACATACAGCAAGGAGATTCAAAACCATCCCGTATGATGCGGTAAATTGTGAAACAAGTGGCTCAAGTCCAGCGAAGATAACATCACAACATTCTTCAGGCCCTTCATTAGTAGTCTGAACAAGAACAGAATGCCCAACTGTGTCGATCCCTCTCCTTCCAGCACGACCTGCCATCTGGAATAGGTTATTTGGGGTTAAGAGCTGGCGTCCGGCATCAATTCTTTTGCTGAGAGAAGAAATCACAGCTGTCCTAGCAGGCATGTTGATCCCAGCAGCAAGGGTTTCTGTTGCAAAGACTACTTTAACAAGGCCACGTTGAAACAGTTCTTCAATAAAGGACTTCCACAGTGGCAAGCAACCAGCATGATGAGCAGCAACTCCTCGCAAGAGTCCTTTCACAGCGTTTTCCCGGACAGCATCAGGATATTGCATCCTGAACCTCCTAAGTTCCAGTTCAACTTCACTAGCCTCACAATCATGCAGAAGTCTACAATCCTCAATATATTCAACGGCTGCATCACATCCTCTTCTACTAAAGATAAACCAAATAGCGGGAAGCATGTCGTTTTCCCAAAGCTGTGACAATGTCTCACGTATTAGTGGAACCTGCATAGTGATGTAATCAAGAAATGACACCCATTAGTCATAGCACACTTTAATCTGACATGGTCTCACAAAAAAAACATGAGCAGCTTAAAGTCCATTATGCGAAaatgcatgtcataaaagtgaGTCTAGTCCATGCCTGGGAACGGCGCATATTGGTGACCTCGTGCTTGGACAATTGAACCTGTTTTGATATGTCCAATGGGCTTCTATTACCTTGCTCATTTTTATTTGTTCTAACCTTCCTCTTTCCTTTCACGTAATAGAATTCACTTTTTGGAGAAGATATGTTCTGGACGTGAGACATTCTCAACTTCCTGTATGGGTAGAACAAAAATGAAAAATACATGACTTAGCTTTGGTACAAACATAAATAATGTGCATGAGGCAATACTGGAATGCGCAAGAGATATCCTAGAATGTTTCTTAAAATGCCATCCAGTGTCATATAAACCACAAAGGTAGCATAACCAGCTAATGGTATGGATGTCAAAGAATTATCAGTTTTCATAAGGAATGAATAAGTATACAACATAAGCAACCAGATGGACTTTGAAGAAATCATGTATGCCCTTGATACTTCCAATAAAACAAAACTCGACCAACAGGCTCTAGCACCGGCGGCATGTTTAATAACAGGTTAGGCCTCGAACGAGGGTAGGCTGGGAGCTCGCCCGCCTCTAGCCCACCGAACGGCGTTCGGTTTTCATACTACCAGTAATAACAAAATATGAAATAAGATTGGTCATGACTATCAAAGCAAACTTTGTCAGAATCAGCATCCAAGACAGTGGTAAGTAAGCAAATACTTGTTTTCTTTATTTGCAGGCATTTGACCCTTCACACAAAAGGGTATAAAGTATATGATAGAAATTAGATAAACAGCCAAGTACATTTCCAGGAACACTTCTGATAATCTAAAAAATATTAACCCGCATGGACATAGCTAATGGTATAAGCAAGGCAGACCTAAGTAGGCCCTACTAGGTTCAGATAAACCCTCTTATTTAGCAGCTGAACATACTGTACTTAGAGCACACCTGTTTCCATTTAAGCTGCCTTAAGGTGCAGCTATGTCATCGCCAGATGATCATGGGGTTAATATGTTTTCGGCTTCATGACTAAAtgattactactccctctgtcccagaatataagaacgtttttgacactatgctagtgttaaaaacgttcttatattttgggacggagggagtaatagacaTTAAAGTGCCCTTTATACGTCTTGTACCGGACTAATCTTGGTAACCGTTTAGTAAACTGCCGACTGGACTACTGGACAATTGGTAATCAGGCGTGCACGCGCACGCATGCACCTAGAGAGAGGTATAGAGGAGTTAAATTTTCAGTGAAGAATATATGGTTAACTTTTTGGCAGATATGATGCAACTATTTAGATCAATCAATGGAAGTTGCCCACATTCTGATGGGGTGGTCCAATTTATCAAAGGGGGTGAACATGGTTAAAACAAACAAACGAGCTGGTTGCATATCGTTATTAAGAGTACTTCTTTATATGCATGTTGATTTGGAAAGTAAGCCAGTTTATGGTGCCAACAAGAACAAGGTGACAACCTATTCATTTTCTTTCCCTTTCCATCAAGAAGTGGTAGAAGTGCAAATTTCTTCGAGAAGTGCCAAGTTAGTGGAACGGGGCGTTTGCTCGATGTCACCAGCTCCGTTTTCCCATGGATCTACAAAAAGACAGGCATAAGAACTGATTTCGCAAGTACAAAATCATGTGGTGCCAGAGCAGAAATAAAGGAAAACTACAATGTGTGGGCAGCATTTGCACAAGCATGAGAATGCTAATGATCACAGTAAACCAAAAATATATACCCGCATGTGCTTGTGCATGTATTTTCTTTCAACGAACTGTGCAAGTATTTCTGGTGCTTCATATACAATCATTACAATAGGAAGTGGAAAAACTATTACACCTATGATGCTACTGCAAAATGGGGAGCGAGGACAATACGATTAATCCACTAATCATGTACCATCAATGCAATAGAAAATCAATACAGCAAAATATGAGAAGTGAAAGCTACAGTTACCTGACCAATCCAGCCAGCTAATTCATCAGGATTTGCAACAGTGGCAGACAAGCATATAAGCTGGACTTCCTTTGGACAATATATCACCTAAGATGTGGCGAAAATAGTAAGTCAAATGACCAATATAAACTCATGAAGACGAACAAGAGAGTAATAAAGTAGCATACTGTTTCTTCCCAAACAGTTCCGCGTGAGATATCACTTAAGTAATGGACTTCATCCAAAACAATGACATCAACTTCAAATAATCTACCATCGGATGCTGACATACCAACACTGCAGTCCAAATAAAAGATGGCGGGATTCTTTCAGAAACAGGACAAGCAACATCAGTTACAACCAATAATTAACTACCGCTAAAGCCTAATCTCCCCGCACCCCAACCCCAAAAACATGAGTAGCTAGAAAATAAATCATGCTATTCTCAAATGCGAAACACTGAACATATATATACTTGTTCGTGCATCTGCAATATTTGCTTCCAATGGTGGAAGTGGAAAATTATTAAACTAGTAACAGTATGCTACAGATGAATACTTGTTCATGCATAAATACCTTTGATACAGCATATTACGCAGAATCTCTGTCGTCATTATTAGGATCTGAGCATCTTTATTGATAGCAGAATCTCCTGTAAGAAGACCAACATTATGATCACCAAATGTATTCCTGAAATTATTGTACAATGGCAATGTGTCAAAATAAATGCATTACTCAAGAGTCTGACCATCTAGGAAAATTATATAACAGTCTCAGCCTTGCACTAATCAAATAAATACTCCAACATCTGAGCTGATGGAATTTTCCAACAGTCATAAATGTTCTCCAGTCAATCATGTGGATGAGTGAGCTGACACGAGTTTCAACTTACACCTAAACTGATAATTTGCAAGGCTCCCTGTCAGTTAGGACTTGGGAGCATGAGGATGTCACTAAGATGATAACTCTAGGCATGTCCCAACTAACACAAGATAAAAGGTAGTTCTTGCAGGTTTCAGTCATAAATCTGTAAAACAAATGGCATGAATCATGAAAGTGGAATTTTACCGGAACTCGCGGAACTTCTGATTTGACAAGGCCTTCAACGGTGTCGTATAGAAGAGACGCCTTCCTCTGGCAACTGTTGCCACAGCTGCAGCTTCAGCGATTAGTGTCTTCCCGCTACTTGTAGGTGCAGAAACTACTACGGACGAGCCTCTTAGAAATGCTTGTATAGCCAGGCGCTAAAAGAAGATAGGAAACAGTGTAAAAAAACATGTTATATCACTCCAAAGAATAATCAGGAAGGAGTGTTCACTGTCTCATCTCTATGTGTAAAACAATATTAGCATCAAGCTTTAATACTTTTTCTATTGCCGAAGGGGAAGAGGTGGATTTGTTTGAAGAAAACCAAAGCAATAATTTTACCCCCTAACTATTTCAGCCAGTTAGCTTGAAATGGACTCAACATTACAATTTCAACACAAGTAAGCTAGCTTTTTATCAAGACATGACAGCCTTAGTGCTGCTCATTACGCAAAACAACTTGAAAGTAGCTCATCAACTAACAATGCCAtctgaaataaataaaatagaTGGTATAAATTGCAGTGCTTAATATGAACCAGACAAGATGGCCCCATCTTAAGGTAAATTGATGATATAATTGCAGTGTGACTATATGACCCATCCAAGATGATCCCATCTTAGTAAGCTCCCTAAGAAGAGAATATCTCCAACATCATCCTATAGCACAAATTACTGGAAGATATCTACCATGAGAAAACACAGTAGAAAAGCAAGAACTCCGTGCTTATCACAGTCATTTACTGGTCAGGCAACTAAGTTTTTTTGCATAACGAGAACATGATATTATTTGTGAGCTCCATGATGCCAAAAGTTAGGAAGTGTATTGCAGTAGACAACACAAGAGATGTCCCCTGTGTAATCACATGTATCTAACTAGCAGATTGGCCCGCACAATTGCATGGTTTACTGTGTTGCAGTACCGGTACAAAACTTTCTTTGCGATTTGATTTCTGAAAATTATATTCGCAAACAAAATACAGCTGCGGTATCTGATCATATGTTTAAAGCATGATTTCTTTATTTGGAGATATCTGTCCCGTTATGTGAATGAGCGGATTGAGTTATAACCTATAAGCAGTGCTACCACCTCTTTTTTATTTCCCATTTTCTGATCACTGCGTTTCTAGGCCAGCCATCGAATCTAAGTTTTTAAAATTTAGGTTCAACTAATTCAATGCTAGATGTTTCCCAAATTATTATGTAGCATCTCGCCCTTCAAATTGGGGTCCACAAAAATTAAGGGTTAGATGGTTTAAATAAATTTTTCGCATACTGATCTCTTTTTAAGAGGATTTAAATCAGCTGTCGACCTTTTATTAGCAAGTAAGATGGATGGATTCGACAAACTAGATGAAACTTAAAATACTGGCACTGCTAGAGCTCCAAATGCCAACCATTTCGGTACTCCAAAATCGATAAACTCCCACCAAAACACATACGGCTTCAGTGTGTAGAACCAGAATTAGCTCGTCCGCGCGAGTCAGGTACCTGAAACTTGTCGATGGGGAAGTCGTAGATCCCGGCGAGCTCATTGTAGTCGATGATATCGTCGCCGAACTCCCGCACCTCGGCGACGAGCTTGGCCACCTGCTGCGACTTGTACTGCTCCGACCGCTGCCTCCGCTCCGCGGTCTCCTGCCGCGAATCCTCCGCCGCCGCAaccccctcctcctcgtcctcgccgccACTCTCCTCCTCCAGCTCCTCGTCGCCCTCCCCGTCATCGTCCTCGTCGTAGTCCGCGTCGCGGATGTCTAGCCcgtcgtcatcctcctcctcctcgtcggcctcctcgtcgtcgtcctcgtcggacaccggcgcggcggcgcgggagcGGGAGCGCGCGGAGGGGCGGTGGAGCGGGGCGGCGTGGGCTTGGGCTTGGGCTGGGCGGCAGGGCAGGAGGAGAGCGGGCGGTGGGGTCTGGGGTGGCGCGTGGCGGGGCGCGGtggggagcgggaggaggagcaggAAGTGGGGGGCGAGGCAGTGCATGGCGGGAGGGTGTGGTGAACGGGTGATTCGGCCGCAAGAGGCGGGGGAAGACGAGATAATGCTAGGATTTTAATCTTCGGTCTTGCACATGGTAGCCGGAAATGCGCCAACGGCCTGGGTTTACGCCATGCGAACGGGTTTACGGTTTTGGGGTGATGGAGGCCATGGGCGGGAGAAATTGTTGAGACGTTACTTGTCCTTTGAAAATGTTGACAAATAATCCATTATCCACACAAATAATCAAATAACAAACTCCCGTCGGTAAAGAAGAGATCTTGTTAATGATTATTTGGATGGATAATTGCATGtctttaatatttttattattttctgaTGTTTGTCGTGttatcatgattgaagatgaatagattgaaagtttttcgtcaaaaaaataaaaacacatgCCTTTACATAAAAGTGTTTTTTCAGGAataactttcaatctattcatcttcaatcatggtagtacaacgaacaccagaaataataataAATACATCTAGATCCATagatcacctagcgacgactacaagcactaaagcgagccgaaggcacgccgctGTCATCACCCCTTTTACATAAGTGTTTTTTTCCTTGAGAAGGAATGAGGAACATGTTTTCGTCCATATTAATAGCTAGATTTGTCTTCGACGATTTTCACATTTTACATGAAGTGTTGGGGGCACGCTTCTTTGCGTCGTTGGTGTTGTTGAATTTCATAATGAATTTTTTTTTGTTTGCCCTGTGTGGAAGATGACGAGGTGTGTTTTCTTTTTATAACTATAGGTGATTTCCCTACGCGTTGCTGCGAATTTTAAAAATTAATTTTGGATAAATTTTGTATGAACTAAGTGACCTAATCAAAAGCTATTATTTTCAGTAATTGTGTGTGAACAAAGAGTATGCATGTAAGCTGGATCATTGAAGATGAAACAATTAAAATGAGATATGCATGTGCTACAAAATAGTTTCAGTGGATGTTGACGTGGCACATTTGATGATGTGGAGAGTTGCATGGTGAGAGAATTAAAGTTAGTGGGGACCAACTATCTAGGTAGATATGGTTTTTGGTGGGCCCTTCTTAACAGCGTGATATTGTGTTATCTACTAATCAACTTACACATACATAGATAAGTTTCTTACGCTGTTGGTCGTATGTACTATATTGATGCTGCAATGTCATGTTGGTGATTTTTCCTTGCGGGTGCGTAAGAAACTTGGCATGACATAGGTCTTTTACCTAGGGAGTCTAAACCTAGGTACAACATTGTGTCTCGTATCGTCTCAACCTCAGAGTTCCATTAGCGCGATCCTTGTATCGCCTACTCCCCATCATTTTTGACTAGGTATACCCCTATATGCACAATGAACACAAATCTACGAGCAACAACTAGCGCAAACCGTGGGGCGGTACATTGATCTCGTCTGGGTGGGATCATCAAGATCCCTCTCGATTCGACTCAACTTCCTCTCGAGAAGATGGTGTTCATGAATTTTCACGGAACAAGGCCTCAATAATGACCTCAACATCCCCACCATGATCGGTCCCATGCAATTGGGCCTATCCCTAACATGTTTTCTCCTCGTCAAGCATCTTCAACCACCTCAACAACCATAAGACTGGTGTGCTCCCAGAAGTCAAGGTGGGCATGTTCCACTCGTCCCATATATCATTTAGTCCGATCATCACGCGTATTCGATGTGTTGATCAAGAAGTGGCCTGCAGGGAGAGAGCGGTCTGAAGCTCATTCTCCATGGGCCAAGAGGAACAAGAAGAAGGGTGACAAGCGTGAGCTGGAAGGGGTGTTGACTCGCCATCATTGGGGAGAGTCTCTTATGAGGTGTATCTTAACCTAACCGCTAAGGTTGTGGACTCCCTAACCTTTGGTCTCTGATATTTGTAGGATCGAGTAATCGAGTATAGGGACATATGTCTCTTGCACCCAAACTAACCACCACGATGTATTTAAATCTACCGACGCCAACTTGGGTAGAAAAGGCGGGGGAAGGGCCATACGAAAAACGGGGGAGGCATATGACATCTTGTTCGAACCAGTCACATACGCGTgccgcgcgcggggggggggggggggggggggggtgattgcaACCGCAACCCTTCCAGAAAAGAGAAAATCAGCTTATCCGTCTCTGCCACACGCATCTGCCCGATGAGACCTTTGTTATTAAATGGCTCAAATTAATCTACACATCCAACAAAAAAAACTAGGCATTCTTTTCCATGGCTAAAATAATTTGTGTTTCATCATCTAGGACATCTCCAATGATTGTCAAATTTTTTCACCTAGGATTTTTTTTATGATGTGACAGATGATATACGGGAAGAGGAGGTAATATGTACGTAAAACAGCAATCTTGGCACAAGCTCTAAGGGTAAAAAAAGGGCAAACTTAGATAAACCATATTAGAGTAGTTACATGATGATCTGTTGGTGGATGATAATGTCTGTTTTTACCAACAAACTAACATACAAACTCTTTCCCATATATCTGATGTCACGGTCACTGAAATGGTATAACAAACTGCTGGACGCCATGTACAACGACAAAAGAAAACTGGAACCGATGAACTGAACGCATGGTGAAGCTGGTTTAATTATTGTAGACAAGAGTAGTCGACATGGTTGCAACAAAAAAGGAACGATAATCGAGCAAGGAGCACTAGTGGGCGTCCTCCTCCTCGCAGTGCTTGGTGTACTTGGCCGAGTCCAGCAGGCCCTCCAGCTCCGCCGGGCTGCTCGGCTTCACCTTGATCATCCACCCCTCCTCGTACGGGCTCGAGTTGATCTGCCAGGCCACGGCGCAATCGCAACAACACAGTTCATTAGGATCGCTACACGGACGTGAAAGATTGATTGCTAATCGACGGAGGCGAGGTGTTTGCTGTGCGTACAAGGCCGGGGGTCTCGGACAGCTTTGAGTTGACCTCGACGACCTCGCCGGAGATGGGCGAGTTGACGTCGCTGGTGGCCTTCACACTCTCCACGTTGCCGAAGGCTCCGCCCTGGCTCACCTTCGTGCCGGCCTCCGGCAGCTCCACGAACACCACCTCCCCGAGATGGCCCTGCACCCAGCGATTATTATTGACGCAGGATTGACATATGGAAAGCATACATGTAGGGAGTGCCGTTGGTTCACCTGGGCGTGGTCACTGATGCCAATCGTGGCCACGGAGCCGTCGTTCTTGACCCACTCGTGGGAGGAAGTGTACTTCAAGCCATCAATAACTGCAAACTCACATCAAAACCATTCAAAAAACTTTCTCTAAACAACGAGCTCCCTCGTCGATTTTCATTGAAGAAACTGCCAGTTTTTACAAACTTAAAATGCTCAGACATCAACGGAGAAAAGCCATCCATTCAAACACGACCATAGCTTTACCGGCTCTGCACATCGTGTGCTGCTGAAGCTGAAACTATTTTGCTTGCAGAACAACTATTCCCATCTCTAGAAGAAGTACCCCTCCTTCTATTCTAATTGAAGATTTTTTTCCACCTTTCCTTTTTCGGATAACAACAAAGGACCAGCCCACATAAGATACAGGTAAAAAAACCACAATGTGTTGAGTGCAAAGAGTTGGCCTGCAAAGAATGCACAAGAACATTGCACACTACATGCACTCTCTACCAAAAAAGGAGAAACATCTTGCCGAATCCTACTTGAGACAACTTCAGTTAGCATGAATAGCAAAACTGTACC
This window contains:
- the LOC123128420 gene encoding DExH-box ATP-dependent RNA helicase DExH15 chloroplastic, whose protein sequence is MHCLAPHFLLLLPLPTAPRHAPPQTPPPALLLPCRPAQAQAHAAPLHRPSARSRSRAAAPVSDEDDDEEADEEEEDDDGLDIRDADYDEDDDGEGDEELEEESGGEDEEEGVAAAEDSRQETAERRQRSEQYKSQQVAKLVAEVREFGDDIIDYNELAGIYDFPIDKFQRLAIQAFLRGSSVVVSAPTSSGKTLIAEAAAVATVARGRRLFYTTPLKALSNQKFREFRNTFGDHNVGLLTGDSAINKDAQILIMTTEILRNMLYQSVGMSASDGRLFEVDVIVLDEVHYLSDISRGTVWEETVIYCPKEVQLICLSATVANPDELAGWIGQIHGKTELVTSSKRPVPLTWHFSKKFALLPLLDGKGKKMNRKLRMSHVQNISSPKSEFYYVKGKRKVRTNKNEQGNRSPLDISKQVQLSKHEVTNMRRSQVPLIRETLSQLWENDMLPAIWFIFSRRGCDAAVEYIEDCRLLHDCEASEVELELRRFRMQYPDAVRENAVKGLLRGVAAHHAGCLPLWKSFIEELFQRGLVKVVFATETLAAGINMPARTAVISSLSKRIDAGRQLLTPNNLFQMAGRAGRRGIDTVGHSVLVQTTNEGPEECCDVIFAGLEPLVSQFTASYGMVLNLLAGSKVTHKQKESGDVKAKRSGRTLEEARKLVEQSFGNYVGSNVMVAAKEELERIQKEIQHLSSEITDEFIDRKCRKELSEEDYAEISLLQNKLKEEKKIRNELKKRMELERMAAWKTQLEEFESGYLPFMCLQYKDKDSVHHTIPAVFIGSLSSFDDQKIASMLEDDSIGPGKQEFDSEGQLLCPSYYVALSSDNSWYLFTEKWIKTVYQTGLPAVPSVEGGPLPRETLKQLLLREDMIWDKIAKSEHGFLLCMDGSLDTWSWSLNVPVLNSLSEDDKVERFSQEHQAAVESHKQQRRKVSQLKKTIRSTKGFREFQKIIDMRNFTKEKIERLEARSRRLTRRIMQIEPTGWKEFLQISKVIQEARVLDINTQVIYPLGETAAAIRGENELWLAMVLRNKVLLDLKPSQLAAVCGSLVSEGIKLRPWKNSSFVYEPSSVVVGVINYLGEQRNSLLDLQEKHGVKIPCEIDTQFAGMVEAWASGLTWREIMMDSAMDDGDLARLLRRTMDLLAQIPKLPDIDPVLQKNAQIACSVMDRVPLSELAG
- the LOC543355 gene encoding glycine cleavage system H protein, mitochondrial; amino-acid sequence: MALRLWASSAANALKISSSGARAAAPAYSISRYFSTVIDGLKYTSSHEWVKNDGSVATIGISDHAQGHLGEVVFVELPEAGTKVSQGGAFGNVESVKATSDVNSPISGEVVEVNSKLSETPGLINSSPYEEGWMIKVKPSSPAELEGLLDSAKYTKHCEEEDAH